One genomic segment of Aliarcobacter cibarius includes these proteins:
- the pstA gene encoding phosphate ABC transporter permease PstA — MIKRKKKNKQHNPFYDPTLKSRHTSAKRFKRFTLTSLIFSIAFLAFFLFDMIVKGLPAFNVAYIKVNVTFNEKSLDDTRFAVPKEYRDIVSRAWLRDINKLVEQNPSYMNTTQNMWVLADDQVDQYLKGHNYKLKENEQAFVDELNSNGLIEKKFNTVFFTNGDSKIPEYAGIFSSVIGSILTLIITMAVAFPIGVMTAIYLEEFAGDNKFTRFIEININNLAAIPSILFGLLGLAIFINLFGMPRSSPLVGGLTLALMTLPIIIVSSRAALRAVPDNIRQAGYGLGLNKIQVTRDHVLPLAFPGILTGSIIGLAQAMGETAPLIIIGMIAFIPDAPTMVTGAATVMPAQLFTWAGMPEGMYIEKTAAGILVLLTILISLNAIAIYLRKKLEVKW, encoded by the coding sequence ATGATAAAAAGAAAAAAGAAAAATAAACAACACAATCCATTTTATGACCCTACTTTAAAAAGTAGACATACAAGTGCAAAAAGATTTAAAAGATTTACATTAACATCTTTAATCTTCTCTATTGCATTTTTAGCGTTCTTCCTTTTTGATATGATAGTTAAAGGTTTACCTGCATTTAATGTAGCTTACATAAAAGTAAATGTAACTTTTAATGAAAAATCTTTAGATGATACAAGATTTGCTGTTCCAAAAGAGTATAGAGATATTGTTTCTAGAGCTTGGTTAAGAGACATAAATAAATTAGTTGAACAAAATCCATCTTATATGAATACAACACAAAATATGTGGGTTTTAGCAGATGACCAAGTTGACCAATATTTAAAAGGTCATAACTATAAACTAAAAGAGAATGAGCAAGCATTTGTTGATGAATTAAACTCAAATGGTTTAATTGAGAAAAAATTCAATACTGTATTTTTTACAAATGGGGATTCTAAAATTCCAGAGTACGCAGGTATTTTTTCAAGTGTGATTGGTTCAATTTTGACTTTAATTATAACTATGGCTGTTGCATTCCCAATTGGTGTTATGACAGCTATTTATCTTGAAGAGTTTGCAGGAGATAATAAATTTACAAGATTTATTGAAATTAACATAAATAATCTTGCAGCTATACCTTCAATTTTATTTGGACTTTTAGGTCTTGCAATATTTATAAATCTATTTGGAATGCCAAGAAGTTCACCACTTGTTGGGGGATTAACTTTAGCACTTATGACTTTACCAATTATTATTGTAAGTTCAAGAGCAGCTTTAAGAGCTGTTCCAGATAATATAAGACAAGCTGGATATGGTTTAGGATTAAATAAAATTCAAGTAACACGTGACCACGTTTTACCTTTAGCATTTCCAGGAATTTTAACTGGTTCAATTATTGGTTTAGCACAAGCTATGGGAGAAACTGCTCCATTAATTATCATAGGAATGATTGCATTTATTCCAGATGCTCCAACTATGGTTACAGGTGCAGCAACAGTAATGCCAGCACAGCTTTTTACATGGGCTGGAATGCCTGAGGGTATGTATATAGAAAAAACAGCTGCAGGAATTTTAGTTTTATTAACAATTCTAATTTCATTAAATGCAATAGCTATATATCTTAGAAAAAAACTTGAAGTAAAATGGTAA
- the pstB gene encoding phosphate ABC transporter ATP-binding protein PstB — MNTNNKVKIDVKNLNLFYGSNQALFDINVDLYQNKITALIGPSGCGKSTFLRCINRMNDLIPIVKIDGKIIIDKKNIYDKDVDEVSVRKRVGMVFQQPNPFPKSIYDNVAYAPLKHGIVRKGKECDELVESSLIKSGLWNEVKNKLNQPGTSLSGGQQQRLCIARTIAIKPEIILMDEPTSALDPISTEKIEALMLELKQDYTIITVTHNMQQAARVADYTAFFHLGKLIEYDETETIFVNPHNKKTEDYITGRFG; from the coding sequence ATGAATACAAATAATAAAGTTAAAATAGACGTAAAAAATCTTAATCTATTTTATGGTTCAAATCAAGCTTTATTTGACATAAATGTAGATTTATATCAAAATAAAATTACAGCTTTAATCGGACCTTCTGGTTGTGGAAAATCTACATTTTTAAGATGTATAAATAGAATGAATGACTTAATTCCTATTGTTAAAATTGACGGAAAAATCATTATTGATAAAAAAAATATTTATGACAAAGATGTTGATGAAGTAAGCGTTAGAAAAAGAGTAGGAATGGTATTTCAACAACCAAATCCTTTTCCAAAATCTATTTATGATAATGTTGCTTATGCACCACTAAAACATGGAATTGTTAGAAAAGGTAAAGAGTGTGATGAATTAGTTGAATCTTCTTTAATCAAATCTGGTCTTTGGAATGAAGTAAAAAATAAATTAAATCAACCTGGAACTTCTCTTTCAGGTGGACAACAACAAAGATTATGTATTGCAAGAACAATTGCAATTAAACCAGAAATTATTTTAATGGATGAACCAACATCTGCACTTGACCCAATTAGTACAGAAAAAATTGAAGCATTAATGCTTGAATTAAAACAAGATTATACAATTATCACTGTAACTCATAATATGCAACAAGCTGCAAGAGTTGCTGATTATACAGCATTCTTCCATTTAGGAAAACTAATTGAATATGATGAAACAGAAACTATTTTTGTTAATCCACACAATAAAAAAACAGAAGACTATATTACAGGGAGATTTGGATAA
- a CDS encoding phosphate signaling complex PhoU family protein, with the protein MLKPYETKLNNVKTEIQQIGISVIEALEVCLKALNDRKIEDLSNVEISEKKILVRSNEIDNIIVSTLALYSPEAKDLRRLVSFLKITNEMVRTAANTKDFAKMFKKSYSNDLNTAIILEYAIPLLKSALLSLQTATSIIDEHDEKHIEEKYHRVVVEESKTDDLYLMIEKNILKLITQKLDLSKEYFDILSSLRRLEKIADRAVSIAKLLQFAQIGGDIVQS; encoded by the coding sequence ATGTTAAAACCATATGAAACAAAATTAAATAATGTAAAAACGGAAATTCAACAAATTGGAATTTCAGTTATTGAAGCTTTAGAAGTTTGTTTAAAAGCACTAAATGATAGAAAAATTGAAGATTTAAGTAATGTTGAAATTAGTGAAAAAAAGATTCTTGTTAGATCTAATGAAATTGACAATATCATAGTTTCAACATTGGCTTTATATTCACCAGAAGCAAAAGATTTAAGAAGATTAGTATCTTTTCTTAAAATTACAAATGAGATGGTAAGAACAGCTGCAAATACAAAAGATTTTGCAAAAATGTTTAAAAAATCTTATTCAAATGATTTAAATACAGCAATAATTTTAGAATATGCTATTCCTCTTCTAAAATCTGCTTTATTATCATTACAAACAGCTACTTCAATTATTGATGAGCATGATGAAAAACATATTGAAGAAAAATATCATAGAGTTGTTGTTGAAGAGAGTAAAACTGATGATTTATATTTAATGATTGAAAAGAATATATTAAAATTAATTACTCAAAAACTAGATTTATCTAAAGAGTATTTTGATATTTTAAGTAGCTTAAGAAGATTAGAAAAAATAGCAGATAGGGCTGTATCTATTGCAAAACTTTTACAATTTGCACAAATTGGGGGAGACATAGTACAATCATAA
- a CDS encoding phosphate-starvation-inducible PsiE family protein translates to MKKAIRKISDYFSSNYEVLIATTIFFVILIAGHDFYRAIILMLEFIVVMEVVKMISDFIKRETLRLRFVIDIFIIFLIREVIILSANKNRDYVDIVFLLFVIFVFFLFRILAIKYSPGGDKKTIEPIKENDE, encoded by the coding sequence ATGAAAAAAGCAATAAGAAAAATATCGGATTATTTTAGTTCAAACTACGAAGTTTTAATAGCTACAACTATATTCTTTGTTATATTAATTGCCGGCCATGATTTCTATCGAGCAATTATTTTAATGTTAGAGTTTATTGTAGTTATGGAAGTTGTAAAGATGATTTCTGATTTCATAAAGAGAGAAACTTTACGACTTAGATTTGTTATTGATATTTTTATAATATTCTTAATTAGAGAAGTAATTATTTTATCTGCTAATAAGAATAGAGATTACGTAGATATTGTATTTTTACTATTTGTAATTTTTGTATTCTTCTTATTTAGAATACTAGCTATTAAATATTCTCCAGGTGGAGATAAAAAAACTATTGAACCAATAAAAGAAAATGATGAATAA
- a CDS encoding response regulator transcription factor, protein MNNTVLIIEDEEDLLELLEFTLQKEGYETIGFLSITPQVKKILDEEKIDLILIDRNLPNIEGTTFVKEIRNSGYQNPVIYLTAKDKPTDILDGFEAYADDYITKPFNINELLARIKAVIKRSNKECDTLKVKDILYNFANKSFSIDDKLLDLTHLEHNLLLEFLKNQNILLSREHLLENIWKDSIDKQEKTVNVAIKRLKDKIDPDGSKNYIKAVRGEGYIFC, encoded by the coding sequence ATGAATAATACTGTTTTAATAATTGAAGATGAAGAGGATTTACTAGAATTATTAGAGTTTACTCTCCAAAAAGAGGGTTATGAAACTATAGGTTTTTTATCGATTACTCCTCAGGTGAAAAAAATATTAGATGAAGAGAAAATTGATTTAATTCTTATTGATAGAAACCTTCCAAATATTGAAGGTACTACTTTTGTAAAAGAAATTAGAAATAGTGGCTATCAAAATCCTGTTATTTATCTTACAGCAAAAGATAAACCAACAGATATTCTAGATGGATTTGAAGCTTATGCAGATGATTATATTACAAAACCTTTTAATATAAATGAACTGCTTGCAAGAATAAAAGCTGTTATAAAACGTTCAAATAAAGAGTGTGATACTCTAAAAGTTAAAGATATCTTATATAATTTTGCAAATAAAAGCTTCTCTATAGATGATAAACTTTTAGACTTAACACATCTTGAACACAATCTACTTTTAGAGTTCTTAAAAAATCAAAATATCTTACTAAGTAGAGAGCATTTGCTAGAAAATATATGGAAAGATTCTATAGATAAACAAGAAAAAACTGTGAATGTTGCTATAAAGAGATTAAAAGACAAAATAGATCCTGATGGAAGTAAAAACTATATAAAAGCTGTTCGTGGTGAAGGTTATATATTTTGTTAA
- a CDS encoding HAMP domain-containing sensor histidine kinase: MLKIHKLFFRSFLAIFLVTIFTITFVVYFWAKNLYLEDTKLNLSQNMDSLLILLKQSDLDHIQEIIKDLGAKLNLRVSVIDQNGNVIAESENLELTENHLYREEIINANKYGQASSVRFSKSLQKELLYVAKKFEIDNKIYFIRMSAFTDKIFDNFKKLIFEIFIYILFFLLISFFISYLLSLKIKKEMDLILNFLINLTKNRVQLNLKSSFTFEFFKIAKLLNKVAHKLSKQDQIKAKHTAKLKLANRQKDEIISSLSHEFKNPIAIISGYSQTLIENENLTQDIKLKFLNKIHSNSIKLSQIIDKLRLSLRLQEKKQDLIKTKINLYNLVENCASDLKIKYKNREINITKNEVFIDADETLFSIVISNIIENALKYSSNNIDIKIEKNYLSITDYGIGISKEDLEQIDKKFYRASSNDWNNSLGLGLFIVKSILRLHNFELEIISTVNKGSTFRIHY, encoded by the coding sequence TTGTTAAAAATTCATAAACTTTTTTTTAGAAGTTTTTTAGCCATTTTTTTAGTAACTATATTTACAATAACTTTTGTAGTATATTTTTGGGCAAAAAATTTATATTTAGAAGATACAAAATTAAATCTTAGTCAAAATATGGATAGTCTTTTAATTCTTCTAAAACAAAGTGATTTGGACCATATTCAAGAAATTATTAAAGATTTAGGTGCTAAATTAAATTTAAGAGTATCAGTAATTGACCAAAATGGGAATGTAATTGCAGAAAGTGAAAATCTAGAGTTAACTGAAAATCATCTTTATAGAGAAGAGATAATAAATGCAAATAAATATGGACAAGCTAGTAGTGTTAGATTTTCAAAAAGCTTACAAAAAGAGCTTTTATATGTAGCAAAAAAATTTGAAATAGATAATAAAATCTATTTTATTAGAATGTCTGCATTTACTGATAAAATTTTTGATAATTTCAAAAAATTAATTTTTGAAATATTTATATACATTTTATTTTTCCTTCTAATATCTTTTTTTATAAGTTATTTGTTAAGTCTTAAAATAAAAAAAGAGATGGATTTAATTTTAAATTTTCTAATAAATCTTACAAAAAATAGAGTACAACTAAATTTAAAATCTAGTTTTACTTTTGAGTTTTTTAAGATTGCTAAACTTCTAAATAAAGTTGCACATAAACTATCAAAACAAGATCAAATAAAAGCAAAACATACAGCAAAACTAAAACTTGCAAATAGACAAAAAGATGAGATTATTTCTAGCCTTTCTCATGAATTTAAAAATCCAATTGCAATAATCTCAGGATATAGTCAAACTTTGATTGAGAATGAGAACTTAACACAAGACATAAAACTAAAGTTTTTAAATAAAATTCATTCTAATTCAATAAAACTGTCGCAAATAATTGATAAATTAAGACTTAGTCTTAGACTTCAAGAAAAAAAACAAGACCTTATTAAAACAAAAATCAATCTATATAATTTAGTTGAAAATTGTGCTAGTGATTTAAAAATAAAATATAAAAATAGAGAGATAAATATTACAAAAAATGAAGTTTTTATTGATGCAGATGAAACACTTTTTTCAATTGTAATTTCAAATATAATAGAAAATGCATTGAAATATTCAAGTAATAATATTGATATTAAAATTGAAAAAAATTATTTAAGTATTACCGATTATGGAATTGGAATTAGTAAAGAAGATTTAGAACAAATTGATAAAAAGTTTTATAGAGCTTCTAGCAATGATTGGAATAATTCTTTAGGTCTTGGACTTTTTATTGTAAAATCTATCTTAAGACTACATAATTTTGAACTTGAAATTATCTCAACAGTAAATAAAGGTTCAACTTTCAGAATTCATTATTAA
- the rplM gene encoding 50S ribosomal protein L13, with product MKFTQMAKANEIERSWVVVDAEGKVFGRIITEVATILRGKNKPCFTPNVDCGDYVVIINASKAKFTGAKLEVKNYYTHSGYFGSTKTHKMSDMIEKNPEKLFKLATRGMLPKTTLGKAMLKKLKVYAGSEHPHTAQIKG from the coding sequence ATGAAATTTACTCAAATGGCAAAAGCCAACGAAATCGAAAGATCTTGGGTTGTAGTAGATGCTGAAGGTAAAGTATTCGGAAGAATAATTACTGAAGTTGCTACAATATTAAGAGGAAAAAATAAACCTTGTTTTACACCAAATGTTGATTGTGGTGACTACGTAGTTATAATCAATGCAAGTAAAGCTAAATTTACTGGTGCTAAATTAGAAGTTAAAAATTACTATACTCACTCAGGTTATTTTGGTAGTACAAAAACTCACAAAATGTCAGATATGATTGAAAAAAACCCTGAAAAACTGTTTAAATTAGCAACTAGAGGTATGCTTCCAAAAACTACTCTTGGTAAAGCTATGTTAAAAAAATTAAAAGTATATGCAGGAAGTGAACACCCTCATACTGCTCAAATTAAAGGATAA
- the rpsI gene encoding 30S ribosomal protein S9: MAKVYATGRRKTAIAKVWLENGNGQLTINGQSLDQWLGGHDSIKKRVMQPLHVAKQETSVNIVVKTLGGGYSAQADAARHGISRALVAYDEQFRTILKPHGLLTRDARSVERKKYGKKKARKSSQFSKR, from the coding sequence ATGGCAAAAGTATATGCAACTGGAAGAAGAAAAACAGCAATAGCTAAAGTTTGGTTAGAAAATGGAAATGGACAACTAACTATAAATGGACAATCTTTAGATCAATGGCTTGGTGGTCATGATTCAATTAAGAAAAGAGTAATGCAACCATTACACGTTGCAAAACAAGAGACAAGTGTTAATATCGTTGTTAAAACTTTAGGTGGAGGATACTCTGCTCAAGCTGACGCTGCAAGACACGGAATCTCTAGAGCACTAGTTGCTTATGATGAGCAATTCAGAACAATCTTAAAACCTCATGGTTTATTAACAAGAGATGCAAGATCTGTTGAGAGAAAAAAATACGGAAAGAAAAAAGCAAGAAAATCTTCTCAATTCTCAAAAAGATAA
- the tenA gene encoding thiaminase II, with the protein MSFSRNLKEKAIKVWEDGYNHPFVQELGAGTLDKEKFKFYLLQDYLYLLEYAKVFAMAMVKADDEKMLSNLSSITKSIFVDEMEVHRTYMKEFGITEDEVVNVKASLFNRTYTANMLATAQKGDLAETLATVFPCAWTYCDYGKRLKEQYKKNLEDNFYKSWIETYAGYEFEESFEWFYDAIDELVENKTDKEKRKIEEIFISSVEFEYMFWEMAYNRDMSYKK; encoded by the coding sequence ATGTCGTTTTCAAGAAATTTAAAAGAAAAAGCAATAAAAGTATGGGAAGATGGATATAACCATCCATTTGTTCAAGAACTAGGAGCAGGTACTTTAGATAAAGAAAAATTCAAATTCTATTTATTACAAGATTACTTATATTTACTGGAGTATGCGAAAGTTTTTGCAATGGCTATGGTAAAAGCTGATGATGAGAAAATGTTAAGTAATTTAAGTAGTATAACAAAAAGTATTTTTGTTGATGAAATGGAAGTTCATAGAACATATATGAAAGAGTTTGGAATTACAGAAGATGAAGTTGTAAATGTTAAAGCTTCTTTATTTAATAGAACATATACAGCAAATATGCTTGCAACTGCACAAAAAGGAGATTTGGCTGAAACTTTAGCTACTGTTTTTCCTTGTGCCTGGACATATTGTGATTATGGGAAAAGATTAAAAGAACAGTATAAGAAAAATTTGGAAGATAATTTCTATAAATCTTGGATAGAAACTTATGCCGGATATGAATTTGAAGAATCATTTGAATGGTTTTATGATGCGATTGATGAATTAGTTGAAAATAAAACAGATAAAGAAAAAAGAAAAATTGAAGAAATTTTTATTTCAAGTGTTGAATTTGAATATATGTTTTGGGAAATGGCATATAACAGAGATATGTCTTATAAAAAATAA
- the thiM gene encoding hydroxyethylthiazole kinase has translation MINDLVEILNQIRVKNPLIHQITNYVTVNDCANITLAVGASPAMADDEAEVEEFVNIASSLLINIGTLNKNVKNSIVKAVKKANELEVPVVLDPVGVGASKFRKDFVEELLKQTNISSIRGNISEIKSILNLSSNTKGADASKEDLESIDNTVNIAKELANKLGLVVAITGEVDVISDGKRVVAIKNGNHLLPQITGTGCMCSSLVSSYCGTSKDKIFEATILGVITMGIAGEIAYEKSKNSGLGTFHKELFNSIGNFNEEILKQKANFKEIM, from the coding sequence ATGATAAATGATTTAGTTGAAATTTTAAATCAAATAAGAGTAAAAAATCCTCTTATTCATCAAATAACAAATTATGTTACAGTAAATGATTGTGCAAATATAACTTTAGCAGTTGGAGCAAGTCCTGCAATGGCAGATGATGAAGCGGAGGTAGAAGAGTTTGTTAATATTGCTTCATCTTTATTAATAAATATAGGAACATTAAATAAAAATGTAAAAAATTCTATAGTAAAAGCTGTAAAAAAAGCAAATGAATTAGAGGTTCCAGTTGTCTTAGATCCAGTTGGTGTTGGTGCTTCAAAATTTAGAAAAGATTTTGTAGAAGAGCTTTTAAAACAAACTAATATATCTTCTATTAGAGGAAATATATCTGAAATAAAGTCTATATTAAATCTAAGTTCAAATACAAAAGGTGCAGATGCTTCTAAAGAAGATTTGGAATCAATTGATAATACAGTAAATATAGCAAAAGAGTTAGCAAATAAGTTAGGTTTAGTTGTTGCTATTACTGGTGAAGTTGATGTTATATCTGATGGTAAAAGAGTTGTTGCTATTAAAAATGGTAACCATCTTTTGCCACAAATTACAGGAACAGGATGTATGTGTAGTTCTTTGGTTTCTAGCTATTGTGGAACATCAAAAGATAAAATATTTGAAGCGACAATTCTTGGCGTGATTACTATGGGAATTGCTGGTGAAATAGCTTATGAAAAAAGTAAAAATAGTGGTTTAGGAACTTTTCATAAAGAGTTATTTAACTCTATAGGTAATTTTAATGAAGAAATTTTAAAACAAAAAGCAAATTTTAAAGAAATAATGTAA
- the thiD gene encoding bifunctional hydroxymethylpyrimidine kinase/phosphomethylpyrimidine kinase, which yields MKKVLTIAGSDCIGGAGIQADIKTFSAFGTYGMSVVTAVVAENTCRVIDIQDVSPIIIEKQLQAVFEDVVPDAIKIGMLANIEAMKVVANFLKKQKVKNIVIDPVMYAKNGDALMDINNMSSLIEIIVPLADVLTPNIAEAQHLTDMKILSKDDMKIAAKKIYEMGCKSVLIKSGNNFDDESIDILYDGKDFHLFETPKVDTKNTHGTGCTFSSAIAASLALDNSLENSIRNAKDYIFGAIKNSPNIGHGNGPLNHFYKF from the coding sequence ATGAAAAAAGTTTTAACTATTGCAGGATCTGACTGTATTGGTGGAGCTGGAATTCAAGCTGATATAAAAACTTTTAGTGCGTTTGGAACTTATGGGATGAGTGTCGTTACTGCTGTTGTTGCAGAAAATACTTGTAGAGTTATTGATATTCAAGATGTAAGTCCAATTATTATAGAAAAACAGTTACAAGCTGTTTTTGAAGATGTTGTTCCAGATGCTATAAAAATTGGTATGTTGGCAAATATAGAAGCTATGAAAGTAGTTGCAAATTTTTTAAAGAAACAAAAAGTTAAAAATATTGTAATTGATCCAGTAATGTATGCAAAAAATGGTGATGCATTAATGGATATAAATAATATGAGTAGTCTAATAGAAATTATTGTTCCATTAGCAGATGTTTTAACTCCAAATATAGCTGAAGCTCAACATTTAACAGATATGAAAATATTATCTAAAGATGATATGAAGATAGCAGCAAAGAAAATATACGAAATGGGTTGTAAAAGTGTTTTAATAAAAAGTGGAAATAATTTTGATGATGAATCAATTGATATTTTATATGATGGTAAAGATTTTCATCTATTTGAAACACCAAAAGTGGATACAAAAAATACTCATGGAACAGGATGTACATTCTCTTCTGCAATTGCAGCTAGTTTAGCTTTAGATAATTCTTTAGAAAACTCTATAAGAAATGCAAAAGATTATATTTTTGGTGCTATAAAAAATTCACCAAATATTGGTCATGGAAATGGTCCATTAAATCATTTCTATAAATTTTAA
- a CDS encoding peptide-binding protein produces MKFFIFILIFLTSISASTLNLSMSSSPSRLNPILANDSASGEISDWLFNGLFKYDKDGNITPELASSYEFITPTKLIVKLKDNVLWHDKVKLTSKDVIFTYEQIINPSVFNSIKSNFNEVQSVKALDDLTVEIIYKKPYFKALEIWMVGLLPYHILKDEKNLMTSSFNKNPIGTGSYKIKEFKTAQDIELIANPDYFGGKPKIDKILYKFLPDPNTSFLYLKQKKLDIGGLTPMQTSRQIDDNFKNNFEMLSRPSFGFSYLGFNLENPKFKDIKVRQALSIAINRQELVDILFFGYAEVCNGPFMPGSFAYNDNVKETKQDLEKAKQLLKEAGYDEKNPLSFELITNTGNDIRVNTAQILQYQLAKVGVELKIRVMEWQAFLNTVVHPRKFETVLLGWSLALMPDAYPLWHSSSSKLGGFNLVGYKNEKVDKLIEKGSVTINKDELSDIYKDIFKIVAEDLPYLFLYIPDSITAINKKIENIEPAFIGIMHNQKDWQIEE; encoded by the coding sequence ATGAAATTTTTTATTTTTATTTTAATATTTTTAACATCAATTAGCGCAAGTACATTAAATTTAAGTATGAGCTCAAGTCCTAGTAGACTAAATCCAATCCTAGCAAATGATAGTGCAAGTGGTGAGATATCTGATTGGCTTTTTAATGGACTTTTTAAATATGACAAAGATGGAAATATAACACCTGAATTAGCTAGTTCTTATGAATTTATAACCCCTACTAAGTTAATTGTAAAATTAAAAGATAATGTCTTGTGGCATGATAAAGTTAAACTTACTTCAAAAGATGTTATTTTTACTTATGAACAAATAATAAATCCTAGTGTATTTAATTCAATAAAATCAAATTTCAATGAAGTACAAAGCGTAAAAGCCTTAGATGATTTAACAGTTGAAATAATCTATAAAAAACCATATTTTAAAGCTCTAGAGATTTGGATGGTAGGACTTTTACCTTATCATATTTTAAAAGATGAAAAAAATCTAATGACTAGTAGTTTTAATAAAAATCCAATAGGTACAGGTTCATATAAAATTAAAGAATTTAAAACAGCTCAAGATATAGAACTTATTGCAAACCCTGATTACTTTGGTGGAAAACCAAAAATTGATAAGATTTTATATAAATTTTTACCAGATCCAAATACATCATTTTTATATCTAAAACAAAAAAAACTTGATATTGGAGGATTAACTCCAATGCAAACTTCAAGACAAATTGATGATAATTTTAAAAATAACTTCGAAATGCTATCTAGACCTAGTTTTGGATTTAGTTACTTAGGATTTAATTTGGAAAACCCAAAATTTAAAGATATAAAAGTAAGACAAGCTCTATCTATAGCTATAAATAGACAAGAACTAGTTGATATCTTATTTTTTGGTTATGCAGAAGTTTGTAATGGACCTTTTATGCCTGGAAGTTTTGCTTACAATGATAATGTAAAAGAGACTAAACAAGATTTAGAAAAAGCAAAACAACTTTTAAAAGAAGCTGGATATGATGAGAAAAATCCACTTAGTTTTGAGTTAATTACAAATACAGGTAATGATATTAGAGTAAATACAGCTCAGATTTTACAATATCAACTAGCAAAAGTGGGAGTTGAATTAAAAATAAGAGTCATGGAATGGCAAGCTTTTTTAAATACAGTTGTTCATCCAAGAAAATTTGAAACAGTATTACTTGGATGGTCATTAGCACTAATGCCTGATGCTTATCCTCTTTGGCATAGTTCTAGCTCTAAACTTGGTGGATTTAATCTAGTAGGTTATAAAAATGAAAAGGTAGATAAACTAATAGAAAAAGGTAGTGTAACTATAAATAAAGATGAACTAAGTGATATTTATAAGGATATTTTTAAAATAGTAGCTGAAGATTTACCGTACTTATTTTTATATATTCCTGATTCAATTACAGCAATTAATAAAAAAATAGAAAATATTGAACCTGCATTTATAGGAATAATGCATAACCAAAAAGATTGGCAAATAGAAGAATAA
- a CDS encoding HAD family hydrolase has product MIILFDLDGTLIDSTDAITSTFLHAFDKHKFNFNGTINDIIKEIGYPLDIMFGNLGVPKKYVWDFVDSYKNRYKEISVAQTTLLENAYEAVNLASNFARLGVVTTKTRIYSTPILDNFDITKHFEIIIGREDVENPKPHQEPILKALEGMNYDRNRHNAFMIGDTKLDLLSAASANINSIGLLCGYSNEEELIKYTNIVKKDSLEAVKYLQNLI; this is encoded by the coding sequence ATGATAATTTTATTTGATTTAGATGGTACTTTAATCGATTCAACAGATGCAATTACAAGTACATTCTTACACGCTTTTGATAAACATAAATTCAATTTTAATGGAACAATTAATGATATTATAAAAGAGATTGGGTACCCACTTGATATTATGTTTGGAAATTTAGGAGTTCCAAAAAAATATGTTTGGGATTTTGTAGATAGCTACAAAAATAGATATAAAGAGATTTCAGTTGCACAAACTACCCTTCTTGAAAATGCTTATGAAGCAGTTAATTTAGCTTCAAATTTTGCGAGACTTGGAGTGGTTACTACAAAAACGAGAATCTACTCAACTCCAATTTTAGATAATTTTGATATTACAAAACATTTTGAGATTATTATTGGAAGAGAAGATGTAGAAAATCCAAAACCTCATCAAGAACCTATTTTAAAAGCTCTAGAAGGTATGAATTATGATAGGAATAGACATAATGCCTTTATGATAGGTGATACAAAACTAGATTTACTTTCAGCAGCTAGTGCAAATATTAACTCCATTGGTCTTTTATGTGGTTACTCAAATGAAGAAGAACTTATAAAATATACAAATATTGTAAAAAAAGATTCACTTGAAGCTGTAAAATATCTTCAAAATTTAATATAA